In Macrobrachium rosenbergii isolate ZJJX-2024 chromosome 48, ASM4041242v1, whole genome shotgun sequence, one DNA window encodes the following:
- the LOC136831058 gene encoding protein GVQW3-like: MSERIEQRYCIKFCYKLGDTQVQTIQKIQQAFGDEAMRVTQMKEWYNRFKQGQSSVESKPRSGRPSTSRNEEIIENVRRIVEADRRITINEITEEVGISTGSVHTILTEDLAMRRVSAKFVPKLLLEQQKQLRLEIAQDLLDCVNSDSDSMKTTITGDETWVYGYDPETKFQSSQWKHQTSPRPKKARQVRSNVKVMLTCFFDSNGIVHHEYAPAGQTVNKEYYLEVMRHLRDAVR, from the coding sequence ATGTCGGAGCGCATCGAGCAGCGCTACTGCATTAAGTTCTGCTACAAGCTTGGTGATACACAAGTGCAAACTATCCAGAAGATTCAGCAAGCCTTTGGCGATGAAGCCATGAGAGTAACACAAATGAAGGAGTGGTATAATCGCTTCAAGCAAGGACAAAGCTCAGTTGAGAGCAAGCCACGGTCAGGCAGGCCATCCACCAGCAGAAACGAAGAAATCATTGAAAATGTTCGTCGAATAGTGGAGGCTGACCGTCGTATAACCATCAACGAAATTactgaagaagtaggaataagCACAGGATCAGTTCATACAATTTTAACGGAAGATTTGGCCATGCGACGAGTGTCTGCTAAATTCGTTCCCAAGTTGCTGTTGGAACAGCAGAAACAACTCCGCCTGGAAATTGCACAAGACCTGCTTGACTGTGTTAACAGTGACTCTGACTCCATGAAGACTACCATCACTGGTGATGAGACATGGGTGTACGGATATGACCCGGAAactaaatttcagtcatcacaatGGAAGCATCAGACATCACCAAGACCTAAAAAAGCACGACAGGTTCGTAGCAATGTCAAGGTAATGTTGACATGTTTTTTTGACTCCAATGGTATTGTGCATCATGAATATGCACCAGCAGGACAAACAGTTAATAAGGAGTATTACCTTGAGGTTATGCGACACCTTCGAGATGCAGTACGATGA